In Achromobacter pestifer, the DNA window CTGGGACCTGGCCGCGTCCGTGCGCCTGGTCGAAGGCAGCTGGTACGAGGCCGTGCCCGCAGGCGAGGGTTTCGACCTGATCGTGTCCAATCCTCCCTATGTGGCCTGCGACGACCCGCACTTGGACCAGGGTGACGTGCGTTTCGAGCCGCGCGGGGCGCTGACCGACGGCGCGGGCGGGCTGGAAGACCTGGCCCGCATCGTCCAGGGCGCTGGCCGCCACCTGAAACGGGGCGGCGCCCTGTGGATGGAACACGGCTGGGACCAGGCGCAGGCGGTCCGGGACCTGCTGGCGGCGGCTGGATTCCAGGAGGTGCACAGCCGCAAGGACCTGGCCGGCATCGAGCGTATTTCCGGCGGCAGGCTGCCTGCCTGACCCGATTCCCGGCGGGGCGCCCGGGGTATCCGGGCGGATTTTCCCACTGTACCTATAATTGGCATATTCCGTTATGCCTGTCCAAGAGACCACCATGAGCGACGTTCAAGAATTCATCCGCGAAACCGTGACCCAGCACCCCGTCGTGCTGTTCATGAAGGGCACCGCCCAGTTCCCGCAATGCGGCTTTTCCGGCAAGGCCATTCAGATCCTGAAGGGCTGTGGCGTGAAGAAGCTGGTCACCGTCAATGTGCTGGAGGACGACGAAGTCCGCCAGGGCATCAAGGAATTCTCCAACTGGCCCACGATTCCGCAGCTGTACGTGGGTGGCGAATTCATCGGCGGCTCGGACATCATGAACGAGATGAATGAATCCGGCGAACTGAAGACGCTGCTGGAGCAATCCGGCGCAACGGCCTAAGCAGTAGCCCATGCGGCGACTGGTCATCGGCATCACGGGCGCCACCGGCTCCCTTTACGCGGTGCGCATGCTGCGGGCATTGCGCGGCGTGGACGATGTCGAAACGCATCTGGTAGTGTCGGCCTCCGGCGTGCTGAACATCAAGCACGAGCTGGACGTTGGCCGCCACGATGTCTATGCGCTGGCCGACCACGTGCACAGCGTGCGCGATGTGGGCGCTACGCTAGCCAGCGGCGCGTTCCAGACCGCCGGCATGGTGATCGTGCCGTGTTCCATGCGCACGCTGGCGGCCGTGGCCCACGGCCTGTCGGATAACCTGATCACCCGCGCCGCCGACGTCACCCTCAAGGAGCGCAGGCGCCTGGTGCTGATGGTGCGCGAGACGCCGTTCAACCTGGCGCATCTGCGCAACATGACGGCCGTGACCGAAATGGGCGGCATCGTGTTTCCGCCGCTGCCCGCGTTCTACCACCGGCCCGCCTCCATCGAAGAGATGGTGGACCACACCGTGGCGCGGGTGCTGGAGCTGTTCGATATCGTCGTGCCGGGGCCGCACTGGGAAGGCATGAAGTAGCGGCCGCTGCATGAAAAAGCCCCTGTCGCCAGGGGCTTTTTCCATTTGCGTGGTTTGCGGCCATCACACTGTCGCGATCGGCGTGACCGGCGACCCGACGGCATGCGGCAAGCGCAAGGGCGGGGCGGTCAGCATGAAGTGGTGGCGGCCGTTGGCGTGCAGCCAGTCGGCCAGGTCCTTCAGGTACCAGAGTTCCGCCAGCGGCAGTCCCAGCTTGAACAGGCAATGGTGGTGCAGCGGCAGCATGGCGCGCGGGCCGGATTTCTCGCGCGCGGGATAGGCTTCCACGGCGTAGTTGTCGGCGCAGATGGCGGCGATGCCGCTGTCCGTGATCCATTGCAGCAGCGCTTGGTCGGTGCCGTCCAGCGCGGCGCCGTAGGTGTGCAGCGTGTCGGCGTCGGGCGTGCCGTTCATGGCGACGACCGCTTCCGCGTAGCCGGTGCGCAGCACCAGCATGTCGCCGGTTTCGACGCTGATGCCGTCGGCCTTCAGCACATGCATCAGTTCCGCGTGGCCGATCAGCGTGCGGCCGGGGCCGTAGTGGCGCAACAGGTCCACCAGCACGCCGCGTCCCTGCATGCCTTTCTGCGCCAGGTTTTCCACGCCTAGCTTCAAGGCCGCCGACGGGCCGCCGCTGTTGCAGCCGCAGCCGGTATGGTCGCCGTCGGCCGGGCCGATGACGTCCACGCCGGCCTGGTAGCCGTTGTAGTAGCGCAGTTCGGGCTTGCCGTCGCCGTCGGCATCGAACAGCGCGCCCACATGGGCCAGCGCGTCCCATTGCGTCGAATACTGCATGGACAGCAGCACCTGGTCGTCGCTCAATACGTCCACCGCGTCCGGGTTGACGGTGCGCAGCGGGAAGTTCAGGTAGGGCGTGTCCGCCAGGCGCGTGGGGCTCAGTTGCGGCGGATGGCGGCGCGGGTTGAGCACGTTGCCGCCGGGCAGGTCCAGCGGCAGCGACAGGCAGAAGGTCTTGCCGGCGCGGATCTCGCGCGCGCCTTTCAGGACCTGTTCTTCGGTGATGAGGTTCAGGCGGCCGAGTTGGTCGTCGGGCCCGAAGTCGCCCCAATTGGAGCCTTCGGGCCGGTTTTTCCAGCGCTGCATGCCGCTTACCCCTTCAGGAAGTCGACGACCGCGCGGGTGAAGACTTCCGGCTGCTCCCAGTTCGAGATGTGGGAGGTGTTCATTTCAAAATAGCGCGCGCCGGGAATGGCTTCGGCCAGCTCGCGGCCCTGGGCCGGGGTGGCGGCCAGATCGTGCGTGCTGCTGATGACCAGCGTGGGCGCCTTGATGCCACCCACTTGCTCACGGAAGTCGGCGTCGCGCAGCGCGGCGCAGTTGCCCGAATAGCCGGCGTCCGGCGTGCGGCGCAGCATGTCGATCAGCACCTGGGTCAGGCCGGGTTCGGCGGCGCGGTAGCTGTCGGTGAGCCAGCGTTCGACCAGCGTGGGCGCCATCTTTTCCAGCGTCTGCTCGGCGACCGCTGAGATGCGGGCGCTCCAGCCTTCGGCCGAGCCGATGCGCGCGGCCGTGTTGCACAGGATCAGCTTGTCCAGCAGCTCGGGACGCGCCAGCGCCAGCCACAGGCCGGTGGGGCCGCCCATCGACAGGCCGCAGAAGTGCGCGCGCTTGATGTTCAGGTGCGCCAGCAGTTCGGCGACGTCGTTGCCCAGTTGCTCGAAGCTGTATTCGCCTTCGGGGATCGACGACTTGCCGTGGCCGCGGGTGTCGTAGCGCAGCACGCGGAAGTGCTTGCTCAGTTCGGGAATCTGGCGGGCCCACATGTCGGAGCAGGTGCCCAGCGAGTTGGAGAGCACGAGCACCGGCGCGTCGGCGGGGCCATCGATGACGTAGTACAGCCGTGCCTGGCTGAGATCGGCGTAAGACATGTGGGTTTATTCCTTGCGTTTACAGATGGCAGACGCCGTCGACGTAGGCCTTGCGCCAGCGGGTGATGTTGACCCGGTCGAACAGATTGGCCTGCGAGAACGGATCGGCGTCGATGAACTGCTGCGCGGCTTCGCGCGTTTCCAGGTCCACGATGTACAGGCCGCCGCCGGCGTCCTTGCCGTCGTCCTGCAGCTTGGCGCCGCAGGCCAGCAGCAGCTGCTTGTTCGCGTCCAGGTATTCCAGGTGCGCGGCGCGATGCTGCTGGCGCACTTCCTGGTGGCCGGGCTTGTCGAAGGTTTCGATGATGTAGGGCATCAGCCGCTCCTGGTCAGATTGCCGAGGGGTGGCGCGCCAGCGCCGTGACGTTGATGTCCATGTACGGGAACAGCGGCAGCGAGGACAGCAGCGTGTGCAGCTCGTCGTTGCTTTCGACGTCGAAGATGCTGACGTTGGCGTAGCGGCCGGCCACGCGCCACAGGTTCTTCCACTTGCCGTCGCGCTGCAGCTGCTGCGCCAGGGCCTTTTCGTCGGCCTTCAGTTTGTCGGCGCGGTCGGCGGGCATGTCGACGGGAAGATTGACTTGCATTTGAACCATGAACAACATGATGACTCTCTCCTGTAAAGCGGCTCCGGCGAAGCCGGAGCGCGCACAAAACTCAGCGGGAAAACTTCAGCGGCAGGCCGGTCAGGCGCAGCAGCTCGTCGGCGGTGGTGTCGCCGAACATGTCGATGACGGTCACGCCGTCGGCGCGGATGTCGAACACCGCCACGTCGGTGTACACGCGCGAGACGCAGCGCACGCCGGTCAGCGGATAGGTGCAGGCTTCGACCAGCTTGCTCTGGCCTTCGCGGGTCTGCAGTTCCATCATCACGAACACGTCCTTGGCGCCGATGGCCAGGTCCATCGCGCCGCCCACGGCGGGAATCGCGTCGGGTGCGCCGGTGTGCCAGTTGGCCAGGTCGCCGTGCTGCGACACCTGGAAGGCGCCCAGCACGCAGATGTCCAGGTGGCCGCCGCGCATCATCGCGAACGAGTCGGCATGATGGAAGAACGAGCAGCCGGGCAGCTCGGTCACGGGCTGCTTGCCGGCGTTGATCAGGTCGTAGTCTTCCTCGCCCTTGGCGGGGGCGGGGCCCATGCCCAGCATGCCGTTTTCGGTGTGCAGGATGACTTCGCGGTCGGACGGCAGATGGTTGGCGACGAGCGTGGGCAGGCCAATGCCCAGGTTCACGTAGGCGCCTTCAGGGATGTCCTGAGCGACGC includes these proteins:
- the grxD gene encoding Grx4 family monothiol glutaredoxin translates to MSDVQEFIRETVTQHPVVLFMKGTAQFPQCGFSGKAIQILKGCGVKKLVTVNVLEDDEVRQGIKEFSNWPTIPQLYVGGEFIGGSDIMNEMNESGELKTLLEQSGATA
- a CDS encoding UbiX family flavin prenyltransferase, yielding MRRLVIGITGATGSLYAVRMLRALRGVDDVETHLVVSASGVLNIKHELDVGRHDVYALADHVHSVRDVGATLASGAFQTAGMVIVPCSMRTLAAVAHGLSDNLITRAADVTLKERRRLVLMVRETPFNLAHLRNMTAVTEMGGIVFPPLPAFYHRPASIEEMVDHTVARVLELFDIVVPGPHWEGMK
- a CDS encoding cyclase family protein, with the protein product MQRWKNRPEGSNWGDFGPDDQLGRLNLITEEQVLKGAREIRAGKTFCLSLPLDLPGGNVLNPRRHPPQLSPTRLADTPYLNFPLRTVNPDAVDVLSDDQVLLSMQYSTQWDALAHVGALFDADGDGKPELRYYNGYQAGVDVIGPADGDHTGCGCNSGGPSAALKLGVENLAQKGMQGRGVLVDLLRHYGPGRTLIGHAELMHVLKADGISVETGDMLVLRTGYAEAVVAMNGTPDADTLHTYGAALDGTDQALLQWITDSGIAAICADNYAVEAYPAREKSGPRAMLPLHHHCLFKLGLPLAELWYLKDLADWLHANGRHHFMLTAPPLRLPHAVGSPVTPIATV
- the pcaD gene encoding 3-oxoadipate enol-lactonase, which produces MSYADLSQARLYYVIDGPADAPVLVLSNSLGTCSDMWARQIPELSKHFRVLRYDTRGHGKSSIPEGEYSFEQLGNDVAELLAHLNIKRAHFCGLSMGGPTGLWLALARPELLDKLILCNTAARIGSAEGWSARISAVAEQTLEKMAPTLVERWLTDSYRAAEPGLTQVLIDMLRRTPDAGYSGNCAALRDADFREQVGGIKAPTLVISSTHDLAATPAQGRELAEAIPGARYFEMNTSHISNWEQPEVFTRAVVDFLKG
- a CDS encoding YciI family protein; its protein translation is MPYIIETFDKPGHQEVRQQHRAAHLEYLDANKQLLLACGAKLQDDGKDAGGGLYIVDLETREAAQQFIDADPFSQANLFDRVNITRWRKAYVDGVCHL
- the catC gene encoding muconolactone Delta-isomerase: MLFMVQMQVNLPVDMPADRADKLKADEKALAQQLQRDGKWKNLWRVAGRYANVSIFDVESNDELHTLLSSLPLFPYMDINVTALARHPSAI
- a CDS encoding 3-oxoacid CoA-transferase subunit B, which translates into the protein MSTKLTRDQIAARVAQDIPEGAYVNLGIGLPTLVANHLPSDREVILHTENGMLGMGPAPAKGEEDYDLINAGKQPVTELPGCSFFHHADSFAMMRGGHLDICVLGAFQVSQHGDLANWHTGAPDAIPAVGGAMDLAIGAKDVFVMMELQTREGQSKLVEACTYPLTGVRCVSRVYTDVAVFDIRADGVTVIDMFGDTTADELLRLTGLPLKFSR